In one Heterodontus francisci isolate sHetFra1 unplaced genomic scaffold, sHetFra1.hap1 HAP1_SCAFFOLD_106, whole genome shotgun sequence genomic region, the following are encoded:
- the LOC137361446 gene encoding probable G-protein coupled receptor 139, which translates to MLPPMILLIRDIYYSILTVLGAPANLLTIVILSGGNCGLSKCISLYMVAMAIADLMVMIFNVIVYHIFTYHFPHSFLSYTGVCKCILYMNTVTLHISVWFTVSFTFDRFVAICCEKFKTKYCTVRTATTVVTMVSALLCLQTLPFFFAYKPEQIINNIHWGCHPRMDFFSSPAGVAYSWLQTVLIPWLPFVLILLFNCLTVKCILVASRVRRGFRTHIDDNQSDPEMENRRKSIILLFTVSGSFILLWLTSAVSFIATSLANTAHYRGDYAAPEYIATETGYMLMNMSSCTNTCIYAATQTKFREKLKKLLTAPWAFIPKWILKNEN; encoded by the exons ATGTTACCGCCAATGATTCTACTGATAAGGGACATTTACTACTCTATTCTCACAGTCTTGGGTGCTC CAGCAAACCTTTTGACAATAGTGATTCTGTCCGGAGGAAAttgcggtctttccaaatgtatttcgctctacatggtggccatggcaatagcAGATCTAATGGTCATGATCTTCAATGTAATAGTTTATCACATTTTTACATATCACTTCCCACATTCTTTCCTATCCTACACTGGCGTTTGTAAGTGTATTCTGTACATGAATACTGTCACCCTGCATATATCAGTGTGGTTTACTGTCTCTTTCACATTTGACCGATTTGTAGCGATATGTTGTGAGAAGTTTAAAACAAAGTATTGCACTGTGAGAACTGCGACCACGGTTGTAACAATGGTCTCTGCCCTGTTATGTTTACAGACACTTCCGTTCTTCTTTGCATATAAGCCTGAACAAATAATAAATAATATTCATTGGGGTTGTCACCCAAGAATGGATTTTTTTTCATCGCCAGCAGGTGTTGCCTATTCCTGGTTGCAAACGGTGTTAATTCCATGGCTTCCTTTTGTTTTGATATTATTGTTTAATTGTTTGACAGTCAAatgtattttagtggccagtcgagttcgcAGGGGATTCCGGACTCACATCGATGATAATCAGAGCGATCCTgagatggagaacagaaggaagtccattattttactgttcacAGTATCGGGCAGTTTCATACTGCTGTGGCTGACATCAGCGGTGAGTTTTATAGCTACCAGTCTGGCAAACACAGCACATTACAGAGGTGACTATGCCGCTCCTGAATACATCGCCACTGAAACTGGATACATGCTCATGAACATGAGTTCATGtacaaacacgtgtatttatgcagctACACAAACTAAATTCAGAGAAAAGCTGAAGAAACTGCTGACAGCTCCTTGGGCATTTATTCcaaaatggattttaaaaaatgaaaactgA